Genomic DNA from Pseudomonas sp. CCC3.1:
ATCCACACCGCTACCCATGGTGGCGTTGCCCTGTGGATCAAGGTCGATCAGCAGTACGCGGCGCTTGGTCGCGACCAGCGATGCTGCGAGGTTGATACAGGTGGTGGTTTTACCCACACCACCCTTTTGGTTCGCTATTGCGAATACCTTAGCCATTCTTGCTTGCGTTCCCAATCATGCCGTTCGGCGCAGTATCAGCAGATGGCGTTGGCCTTGGCAACCTGGAACAGTCAAGGCGTGTTCGCTATCTAGACGAAAATCAGACGGCAATGCTACCAGCTCATCGGCCGGATGGACGCCCTTCATTGCCAACCAGCGTGTTTCGTTGTTGCCCAGGTGGCGCGTCCAGTTGCTGAAGTTTTCCATGCTGCTGAAAGCCCTGGAAACAATCCCGTTAAACGCCAGCGCTGGCTGAAACTCTTCGACGCGACTGTGGATAACTTGCAAGTTGTCCAGTTTGAGCTCGAGTTTGACCTGAGTCAGGAAGCGGGTCTTCTTGCCGTTGCTGTCCAGGCACGTCACCTGTGACTCAGGAAACAGGATGGCCAAAGGAATGCCCGGCATCCCGCCGCCACTGCCCACATCCAGCCAGCGACCGTTTTCGATGAAGGGCATCACACTCAGACTGTCGAGCAGATGACGCGACACCATCTCGTCGGGGTTACGCACAGCCGTGAGGTTGTAGGCCTTGTTCCATTTGATCAACAGCGCCAGATAACCCAGCAGTTGCTGGTGCTGGGTTTCAGTCAAGTTGACGCCCAGTTGGCGAGCACCTGTGGATAACTCTTCGGCGTGTTGTGCAGTGACCAGCGAACTCA
This window encodes:
- the rsmG gene encoding 16S rRNA (guanine(527)-N(7))-methyltransferase RsmG, giving the protein MSSLVTAQHAEELSTGARQLGVNLTETQHQQLLGYLALLIKWNKAYNLTAVRNPDEMVSRHLLDSLSVMPFIENGRWLDVGSGGGMPGIPLAILFPESQVTCLDSNGKKTRFLTQVKLELKLDNLQVIHSRVEEFQPALAFNGIVSRAFSSMENFSNWTRHLGNNETRWLAMKGVHPADELVALPSDFRLDSEHALTVPGCQGQRHLLILRRTA